A single window of Candidatus Palauibacter australiensis DNA harbors:
- a CDS encoding NADH-quinone oxidoreductase subunit B, translating into MTTKLDYVINWARRNSLWPMPFGTACCAIEMMASAASKYDIGRFGMERMSFSPRQADLMIVAGRVTYKLAPVLRRVWDQMPQPKWCVSMGACASSGGMFDNYTIVQGIDTIVPVDVYVPGCPPRPEGLIYGLLMIQEKIKGESLADPRARDEAPEAVGRPNLPPETIELVAQPFGNSTNQNRMSGLGPTSALARSRDRRERRLEHRD; encoded by the coding sequence ATGACGACGAAGCTCGACTACGTCATCAACTGGGCGCGCCGCAACTCGCTGTGGCCGATGCCGTTCGGCACCGCCTGCTGCGCGATCGAGATGATGGCGTCGGCCGCGAGCAAGTACGACATCGGCCGCTTCGGCATGGAGCGCATGTCCTTCAGCCCCCGGCAGGCGGACCTGATGATCGTCGCCGGCCGCGTGACCTACAAGCTGGCCCCCGTCCTGCGCCGCGTGTGGGACCAGATGCCGCAGCCCAAGTGGTGCGTGTCGATGGGCGCCTGCGCGAGTTCCGGCGGCATGTTCGACAACTACACGATCGTCCAGGGGATCGACACGATCGTGCCGGTCGACGTCTACGTCCCGGGCTGCCCGCCGCGGCCGGAAGGGCTCATCTACGGACTCCTCATGATCCAGGAGAAGATCAAGGGAGAGTCGCTGGCCGATCCCCGGGCGCGGGACGAAGCCCCCGAAGCCGTCGGGCGCCCGAATCTGCCGCCGGAGACGATCGAACTCGTCGCCCAGCCCTTCGGCAACTCGACGAACCAGAACCGCATGAGCGGGCTCGGCCCGACCTCCGCGCTGGCCCGGTCTCGCGACCGGCGCGAACGCCGCCTGGAACACCGGGATTGA